One stretch of Glandiceps talaboti chromosome 7, keGlaTala1.1, whole genome shotgun sequence DNA includes these proteins:
- the LOC144438116 gene encoding transmembrane protein 70, mitochondrial-like — protein MEGENPTDKIAPGHKMYRISQEPTRNFSCSSSLGCSQSPSENYGSLVYQGTATSLVKGVKFFSLSTSLLTLGLLPVLFNHNGSLALNYIGGIFATIIFITPVLLHTISRTYVTRLYYNSKKDTYSAFTFTLFLRDRLTKFTPNDVQVPGITNLFTTFTVNGKALLVDPSAFSNPNDYNHLMGYDKHEQLNPEEIIKKIEESRKENQK, from the exons ATGGAAGGGGAAAATCCTACTGACAAA ATTGCACCAGGCCATAAAATGTACAGAATTTCCCAGGAACCAACCAGAAATTTCTCCTGTAGTAGCAGTTTGGGCTGTAGCCAAAGTCCAAGTGAAAATTATGGTTCACTTGTGTACCAGGGTACAGCAACGTCATTGGTGAAAGGAGTCAAGTTCTTTTCATTATCAACCAGTTTGCTTACTCTAGGATTGTTGCCTGTCTTATTTAACCACAATGGAAGTCTTGCCTTGAATTACATCGGTGGAATTTTTGCTACTATCATTTTCATCACACCTGTGCTGTTACACACAATCTCCAGGACATATGTGACAAGACTGTACTACAATAGTAAAAAAGACACGTATTCAGCCTTCACTTTTACTTTGTTCCTGAGAGACCGACTCACTAAGTTCACTCCCAATGATGTGCAAGTACCTGGTATAACTAATCTATTCACAACGTTTACAGTCAATGGAAAGGCCTTATTGGTTGATCCTTCAGCATTTTCTAACCCAAATGACTATAATCACTTGATGGGATATGATAAACATGAACAGTTAAATCCAGAGGAAATTATTAAGAAAATAGAAGAAAGTCGTaaagaaaatcaaaaataa
- the LOC144438324 gene encoding transmembrane protein 70, mitochondrial-like: MVLSRVSNLQPLLSRIPLLTTKRCILCTTSPPFKVGPIESFPHASQVRWVSKKNDQPNQSTKNSTQTQRSAPNKYSAQNQWQYDASYEDVMKMAKGLQRSQTRRQRKDKDVLVYEAGANRYLWGATATFYGTAAVSLVYLPFNVWKIWSSEIPLSSPDFNITLIVSVLINLFVIFQPLIFRQYTKRYVIRSYFNEATDTFTFIMQSPFLFLEKVKIKSGEAEPAGKSIFTNWCTTFYSNGKPYLMISDRFIVPYYYNRLFGYDTY, encoded by the exons ATGGTGCTGTCACGTGTCTCCAATTTACAACCATTGTTGTCACGTATTCCGTTACTAACGACAAAACGATGTATTTTGTGCACG acATCACCACCATTCAAAGTGGGGCCAATTGAATCATTTCCACATGCCTCACAAGTCAGATGGGTATCCAAGAAAAATGACCAACCGAACCAAAGTACAAAGAACAGCACACAGACACAGCGCAGTGCACCAAACAAATACAGTGCACAGAACCAATGGCAATATGACGCTTCATATGAAGATGTAATGAAAATGGCAAAAGGACTTCAAAGATCACAAACCCGTAGACAACGAAAAGACAAAGATGTTCTTGTGTATGAAGCTGGTGCTAACAGATATCTGTGGGGAGCTACTGCTACCTTCTATGGAACAGCAGCAGTATCACTAGTGTACTTGCCATTTAATGTTTGGAAAATTTGGTCATCTGAAATCCCTCTATCATCTCCTGATTTTAACATTACTTTGATAGTTTCTGTCTTAATAAACTTATTCGTTATTTTCCAACCATTAATATTTCGGCAGTATACAAAGCGATATGTCATACGTAGTTATTTTAATGAAGCAACTGATACCTTCACTTTCATCATGCAATCACCATTTCTCTTCCTCGAGAAAGTCAAGATCAAGTCTGGGGAGGCGGAACCAGCCGGCAAGAGTATCTTCACTAATTGGTGTACTACCTTCTATTCAAATGGAAAACCATACTTAATGATTTCTGATCGATTTATAGTGCCATATTATTACAATCGTCTCTTTGGTTATGACACATACTGA